A genomic window from Terriglobia bacterium includes:
- the gmk gene encoding guanylate kinase, with protein sequence MVLIVSGPSGSGKSTLVQRILELEDTMPSISCTTRPRRATESSGKCYDFIGEAEFEAMVRRGEFLEYARVFGKHSYGTPRKWLEKSRATRKDLVLEIDVQGAAQVKEKLPEAVAIFILPPSREELERRLRSRGQDSEDEIRRRLGQARDEIQAFGRYYDYCVVNDDVERAGREVQAIVVALRCASARNRVRVQELLASFGGKD encoded by the coding sequence ATGGTGCTGATCGTGTCGGGTCCTTCGGGATCGGGAAAATCTACACTGGTGCAGCGCATCCTGGAGCTGGAAGATACGATGCCCTCGATCTCCTGCACGACGCGCCCCCGGCGCGCGACCGAGAGCAGCGGGAAGTGCTATGATTTTATTGGAGAAGCCGAGTTTGAGGCCATGGTCCGGCGCGGCGAATTTCTTGAGTACGCGCGGGTCTTCGGCAAGCACTCCTACGGCACGCCGCGCAAGTGGCTCGAGAAGTCGCGGGCGACGCGCAAGGACCTGGTGCTGGAGATTGACGTGCAAGGCGCGGCGCAGGTGAAGGAGAAGCTGCCGGAAGCGGTGGCCATCTTTATCTTGCCGCCGTCGCGGGAAGAGTTGGAGCGGCGGCTGCGCAGCCGGGGGCAGGATTCCGAAGACGAAATCCGGCGGCGGCTGGGGCAGGCGCGGGATGAGATTCAGGCGTTCGGCCGGTATTATGATTATTGCGTGGTGAATGACGACGTGGAGCGCGCGGGACGCGAAGTGCAGGCCATCGTAGTGGCGCTGCGCTGTGCCAGCGCGCGCAACCGCGTCCGGGTTCAAGAGCTTCTTGCCTCGTTCGGAGGGAAAGATTGA
- a CDS encoding YicC family protein, with translation MSANRETAGRMQECVSMTGFAMARGEYQGWALRMSVKSVNHRFLDVKLRLPEGFDLYEAKLRQAVREKIQRGHVEVYVNMEPSGAAPLQINQELARAFLHAAEELRRQTQGPSGVDVIALLRLPGVVMGVAPAVPETEEEQERMGGALVACLTEALGKLVEMRRIEGRHLVEELRARLARIAEQAAQIRELAVKVQPAFHRRLETRLKELLSGSGLEPARIAQEAALLAERSDVSEELDRLRSHLTQFAQLLDSGGEAGKKLDFLLQEMHREANTLLSKTPGAESEGLAITGLALEVKSEIEKLREQVQNIE, from the coding sequence ATGAGTGCAAACCGGGAAACGGCAGGGCGGATGCAGGAATGCGTATCGATGACGGGCTTTGCCATGGCCCGCGGCGAATACCAGGGCTGGGCCCTGCGCATGAGCGTGAAGAGCGTGAATCACCGGTTTTTGGACGTGAAGCTGCGCCTGCCGGAGGGATTCGATCTCTACGAAGCGAAGCTGCGCCAAGCGGTGCGGGAAAAGATTCAACGGGGGCACGTGGAGGTATACGTGAATATGGAGCCGAGCGGGGCGGCGCCGCTGCAGATCAATCAGGAACTGGCGCGGGCCTTTCTGCATGCGGCAGAGGAGCTGCGGCGACAGACCCAGGGGCCGAGCGGAGTGGACGTGATCGCACTGCTGCGCCTGCCAGGAGTGGTGATGGGCGTGGCGCCGGCGGTGCCGGAAACGGAAGAAGAGCAGGAACGCATGGGCGGCGCCCTGGTGGCCTGCCTCACGGAGGCCCTGGGGAAGCTCGTGGAGATGCGCCGGATCGAAGGGCGGCATCTGGTGGAAGAGTTGCGCGCGCGGCTGGCGCGCATCGCCGAGCAGGCCGCGCAGATCCGGGAACTGGCGGTGAAGGTGCAGCCGGCGTTTCACCGGCGGCTGGAAACGCGGCTGAAGGAACTGCTCAGCGGGTCGGGGCTGGAGCCGGCGCGCATCGCGCAGGAAGCGGCGCTGCTGGCGGAGCGCAGCGACGTAAGCGAGGAACTGGACCGGCTGCGCAGTCATCTGACACAATTCGCGCAGCTCCTGGACAGCGGCGGGGAAGCCGGCAAGAAGCTCGATTTCCTGCTGCAGGAGATGCACCGCGAGGCCAACACCCTGCTTTCGAAGACCCCGGGCGCGGAAAGCGAAGGACTGGCCATCACCGGGCTGGCGCTGGAGGTCAAGTCGGAGATTGAAAAGCTGCGCGAACAGGTGCAGAACATCGAATGA
- the rapZ gene encoding RNase adapter RapZ translates to MKRAPTHEARQLVILTGLSGSGKSTVLRAFEDMGFYCVDNLPVELIPTFAELHAQGGGEFSRAALLVDAREGAQLEKLPPLYRKLKREHPVTLVFIEASEDALLRRYSETRRPHPLGKDSSVRESLKRERTMVDPIRKMSDVVIDTSRFNVHELRQFITKRFKTAEHQPLLVSLVSFGYRYGLPTDADLVFDVRFLPNPHFVATLRRFSGRAPKVVRYLKSFPQTGEFLRRIEGLLTYLIPHYIREGKSYLTIAIGCTGGRHRSVMLAEAMRKALAKRGFETKVVHRDVEK, encoded by the coding sequence GTGAAACGCGCGCCGACCCACGAAGCCCGCCAGCTGGTCATCCTCACCGGCCTCTCCGGTTCCGGGAAAAGCACGGTCTTGCGGGCGTTCGAAGATATGGGTTTCTACTGCGTGGACAATCTGCCGGTGGAGCTCATTCCGACGTTTGCGGAGCTGCACGCGCAGGGGGGCGGGGAATTCAGCCGTGCGGCGCTGCTGGTGGACGCGCGGGAAGGCGCGCAGCTGGAAAAGCTGCCGCCGCTGTACCGCAAGCTGAAGCGCGAGCATCCGGTGACCCTGGTGTTCATCGAAGCGAGCGAGGACGCGCTGCTGCGGCGCTACAGCGAGACGCGGCGGCCGCATCCGCTGGGCAAGGATTCTTCGGTGCGCGAAAGCCTGAAGCGCGAGCGGACTATGGTGGACCCGATCCGCAAGATGTCGGATGTGGTCATTGATACGTCGCGGTTCAACGTCCACGAACTGCGGCAATTCATCACCAAGCGGTTCAAGACGGCCGAGCACCAGCCCCTGCTAGTGTCGTTGGTGAGTTTCGGATACCGCTATGGGCTGCCGACGGACGCGGATCTGGTTTTTGACGTGCGCTTTCTGCCGAACCCGCATTTCGTGGCGACCCTGCGGCGGTTTTCCGGGCGCGCTCCCAAGGTGGTGCGCTACCTGAAGTCGTTTCCGCAGACGGGGGAGTTTCTGCGGCGGATCGAAGGACTGCTGACTTACCTGATCCCCCACTACATCCGCGAGGGAAAAAGTTATCTGACCATCGCCATCGGCTGCACGGGAGGCCGGCACCGCTCGGTGATGCTGGCGGAAGCGATGCGCAAGGCGCTGGCGAAGCGCGGATTCGAGACCAAGGTCGTGCATCGCGATGTGGAGAAGTAG
- the lptB gene encoding LPS export ABC transporter ATP-binding protein produces MLKLQAADISKTYRGRKVVDDVELEIGQGEVVGLLGPNGAGKTTTFYILVGLTRPDSGRVLLNGSEITDLPMYLRARSGISYLPQEPSVFRQLTCEENLLAVLETLPLTPEQQRDRLEELLMQMGLETVRTNKAYSLSGGERRRLEIARSLTLQPSFILLDEPFSGIDPLTVKDLQEIIRGLSRMGIGVLITDHNVRETLNVTDRAYILNHGRIFRAGTPEVLSTDPEVRRVYLGDHFRLN; encoded by the coding sequence ATGCTGAAGCTTCAGGCCGCCGATATCAGCAAGACGTATCGTGGACGGAAGGTCGTTGACGACGTTGAGCTGGAGATCGGTCAGGGTGAAGTCGTCGGGCTTCTGGGACCTAACGGCGCAGGAAAGACCACTACTTTCTACATCCTCGTGGGTCTCACGCGGCCCGATTCCGGCCGAGTTCTCCTGAACGGCAGCGAGATCACGGACCTCCCCATGTATCTCCGGGCCCGCAGTGGAATCAGCTATCTCCCCCAGGAACCTTCGGTGTTTCGCCAGCTGACTTGTGAAGAGAACCTGCTGGCGGTGCTGGAGACGCTGCCCCTGACGCCGGAGCAGCAGCGGGACCGCCTGGAGGAGCTGTTGATGCAGATGGGGCTGGAGACAGTGCGGACGAACAAGGCCTACTCGCTGTCGGGCGGGGAGCGGCGGAGGCTGGAGATCGCGCGGTCGCTGACCCTGCAGCCGTCCTTCATTCTGCTGGACGAGCCGTTTTCAGGGATCGACCCGCTGACGGTGAAGGATCTGCAGGAGATCATCCGCGGGCTGAGCCGCATGGGGATCGGCGTGCTAATCACCGATCACAACGTCCGGGAAACATTAAACGTCACGGATCGCGCATACATCCTGAATCATGGCAGAATCTTTAGAGCGGGCACTCCGGAAGTGCTGAGCACGGACCCGGAAGTGCGCCGCGTATACCTGGGAGATCATTTCCGCCTGAACTAG
- a CDS encoding uracil-DNA glycosylase yields MPARLDEALREKLTQRLRYYEDIGITLFYRGRAAAAAAAEPELPSIELSVEAPVEESVAYESPSAAVPEKEEILAKRSAAPATSHSSPAVPKAAVLFTPPALSLFESAARVAGDSLVKIRAEIGEDCQRCKLCRQRSKIVFGDGNPRAELVFVGEGPGHDEDVQGLPFVGRAGKLLTQMIEAMGLARQDVYICNVVKCRPPENRQPEKDEVEICSPYLVRQIDAIAPKVIVGLGATASRTLLNTERGISQYRGEWQEFRGRKFMATYHPAYLLRNPAAKADVWKDLQKVMAVLGLAPRKGKPA; encoded by the coding sequence ATGCCCGCCCGCCTCGACGAAGCACTCCGCGAAAAGCTGACCCAGCGCCTCCGCTACTACGAGGACATCGGAATCACTCTGTTCTATCGGGGCCGGGCTGCGGCGGCCGCCGCGGCCGAGCCGGAATTGCCGTCCATTGAGCTTTCCGTGGAAGCCCCCGTGGAAGAATCTGTCGCATACGAATCCCCATCCGCTGCTGTCCCGGAAAAGGAAGAGATCTTGGCGAAGCGCTCTGCCGCACCCGCAACATCCCATTCCAGCCCTGCCGTGCCGAAGGCCGCTGTGCTTTTCACTCCCCCGGCGCTCTCGCTCTTCGAATCCGCCGCGCGCGTGGCCGGCGATTCGCTGGTAAAAATCCGCGCGGAGATCGGCGAGGACTGTCAGCGCTGCAAGCTGTGCCGCCAGCGCAGCAAGATCGTCTTCGGCGACGGCAATCCGCGCGCCGAGCTGGTCTTTGTGGGCGAAGGGCCGGGGCACGACGAAGATGTGCAGGGACTGCCGTTCGTGGGCCGCGCCGGGAAGCTGCTGACGCAGATGATCGAGGCCATGGGCCTGGCGCGGCAGGACGTGTACATCTGCAACGTGGTGAAGTGCCGCCCGCCGGAGAATCGCCAGCCGGAAAAGGACGAAGTGGAGATTTGCTCGCCCTACCTGGTGCGGCAGATCGACGCGATCGCGCCGAAAGTGATCGTGGGCCTGGGAGCCACGGCCTCGCGCACCCTGCTCAACACCGAGCGCGGAATCTCCCAGTACCGCGGAGAGTGGCAGGAGTTCCGCGGCAGGAAGTTCATGGCCACCTATCATCCCGCCTACCTGCTGCGCAACCCGGCCGCCAAGGCCGACGTCTGGAAAGACCTGCAGAAAGTCATGGCCGTGCTCGGCCTGGCTCCCAGGAAGGGCAAGCCGGCGTAG
- a CDS encoding ABC transporter ATP-binding protein/permease: MLVSPQLRRLLSYVRPYLVRMSLGVVLLAFVALAEGLIALLLRPGIDQVLKPNLSVSSVPLVTIPWSHKVIYLNHFFPPSIHNVWTIFAISLVILSVAKAVAEYLGATQIQYVGHAAVTDLRNAVYARIIRQPIGFFQHNPTGRVLSTTINDVERTRIALSEYLADLFQKGFTFLVFVAVLLVVNWKMALCAAVLLPLVVLPVNKFGRKIRRSAEKSQTRLGDLSQILQETVSGNRIVKAFGMEEFEIRKFREAARRLLRESMRWVRAAVITSPLMDLLGAVVIPLILLYARDQIRHQVMTEGQFFVFLYAMFNAYMPVKRMGYVYQQFQAAQGASTQVFAYLDREEEVHEAAGARQLETFSGEIEFDDVGFAYEQTPVLRGISFRTRKGEVIALVGSSGAGKTTLVNLLPRFHDVTSGAVRIDGVDVRELSLRSLRSQIAIVTQENILFHDTVWNNICYGQTNVEEARVVAAAQAALAHDFILELPQGYHTVLGERGQRLSGGQRQRIAIARAILKDSPILILDEATSELDSESERLVQAALSNLMVGRTAFVIAHRLATIRRADRILVLEDGQIRETGTHGDLLTRGGLYARLYDLQFADDESLAPARAENGQLREPASQS, translated from the coding sequence TTGCTGGTTTCACCCCAATTGCGCCGGTTGTTGAGTTATGTGCGGCCGTACCTGGTGCGCATGTCGCTGGGCGTGGTGTTGCTGGCGTTCGTGGCCCTGGCCGAAGGGCTCATCGCCCTGCTGCTCCGGCCGGGGATTGACCAGGTGCTGAAGCCGAATCTGTCCGTGTCCAGCGTGCCGCTGGTGACCATCCCGTGGTCCCACAAGGTGATTTACCTGAACCACTTTTTTCCGCCGAGCATTCACAATGTGTGGACGATTTTCGCGATCAGCCTGGTCATTCTCTCCGTCGCCAAGGCCGTCGCCGAATATCTGGGCGCGACGCAGATTCAATACGTGGGCCACGCGGCGGTGACCGATTTGCGCAATGCGGTGTACGCCAGGATCATCCGCCAGCCGATCGGCTTCTTCCAGCACAATCCGACGGGGCGGGTGCTTTCGACGACCATCAACGACGTGGAGCGAACGCGGATCGCCCTGTCGGAATATCTGGCCGACCTCTTCCAGAAGGGCTTCACCTTCCTGGTGTTCGTCGCCGTGCTGCTGGTGGTGAACTGGAAGATGGCGCTCTGCGCGGCGGTGCTGCTGCCCCTCGTGGTGCTGCCGGTGAACAAGTTCGGCCGGAAGATCCGGCGCTCGGCGGAGAAGAGCCAGACGCGGCTGGGAGACCTCAGCCAGATCCTGCAGGAAACGGTGAGCGGGAACCGGATCGTGAAAGCCTTCGGGATGGAGGAGTTCGAAATCAGGAAATTCCGCGAAGCGGCGCGGCGGCTGCTGCGGGAGAGCATGCGCTGGGTGCGGGCCGCGGTGATTACCTCGCCTCTGATGGACCTGCTGGGCGCGGTGGTCATCCCCCTGATCCTGCTCTATGCGCGGGACCAGATCCGGCATCAGGTGATGACCGAGGGACAGTTTTTCGTGTTTCTGTATGCCATGTTCAACGCCTACATGCCGGTGAAGCGCATGGGCTACGTCTATCAGCAGTTCCAGGCGGCGCAGGGCGCGAGCACCCAGGTGTTCGCGTATCTGGACCGCGAAGAGGAAGTGCACGAGGCGGCCGGGGCGCGCCAACTGGAGACGTTCTCGGGTGAGATTGAGTTCGACGATGTAGGGTTTGCCTACGAACAAACACCGGTGCTGCGGGGGATCAGCTTCCGCACGCGCAAGGGCGAGGTGATCGCCCTGGTGGGGTCGAGCGGGGCAGGGAAGACCACGCTGGTGAATTTGCTGCCGCGCTTCCACGACGTGACCAGCGGAGCAGTGCGCATCGACGGGGTAGATGTGCGGGAACTGTCGCTACGCTCGCTGCGCAGCCAGATCGCCATAGTGACGCAGGAGAACATCCTGTTTCACGACACCGTGTGGAACAACATTTGTTACGGGCAGACCAACGTGGAGGAAGCGCGGGTGGTGGCGGCGGCGCAGGCGGCGCTGGCCCACGATTTCATTCTGGAGCTGCCCCAGGGGTACCATACCGTGCTGGGCGAACGCGGTCAGAGATTGAGCGGGGGGCAGCGGCAGCGCATCGCCATCGCGCGGGCCATCTTGAAGGATTCGCCGATTCTCATACTGGATGAAGCGACGTCGGAGCTGGATTCGGAGTCGGAGCGGCTGGTGCAGGCGGCGCTGAGCAACCTCATGGTGGGGCGCACGGCGTTTGTGATCGCGCACCGCCTGGCGACGATCCGGCGGGCGGACCGCATCCTGGTGCTGGAAGACGGGCAGATCCGGGAAACCGGCACGCACGGGGATCTGCTGACGCGCGGCGGGCTGTATGCGCGGCTCTACGATTTGCAATTTGCGGATGACGAGAGCCTCGCGCCGGCGCGAGCGGAAAACGGACAGTTGCGGGAGCCAGCGAGCCAATCATGA
- the rpoN gene encoding RNA polymerase factor sigma-54, translating to MSWQGLKLNLRLAQKQILTPGLVQMVSVLALNRLELREMINQEMVENPVLEELSEEPTVSDNYSDETFLKAETEKIPEKEAANPFDEFDVGSFFNQYLDSGGDGGQSQEREVSERPSFEKFLSSPTGLTEHLTWQLSVTICSESVCEIAESIIGNLDENGYLMATLEELAQEGQYSLEDIEDALAVVQEFDPLGVGARDLRECLLMQLKTLDPQNTLAQQIVAEHLKFVQANQLKEIARALNRPVEVVKHAVDVIKKCDPRPGLRYNKTEPRLVEPDVYFRKVDDQWQVFLNEDDMPQLRLSPTYRRLLARDAADRDVRNYVKERFTAAIQLLKNIEQRKHTILRVCQSIIARQGEYLDHGPDALKPMMIKEVAEEVGVHPSTVSRAVASKYAHTSQGVIELRSFFSESVNGPEGGGMSLLTLKRVVKKMIEEEDTAKPLTDDQIAKKLEENGIRVTRRTVAKYREDMRIPSTHQRRVKA from the coding sequence ATGAGCTGGCAAGGACTCAAGCTCAATCTGAGGCTGGCGCAGAAGCAGATTCTGACGCCCGGTCTGGTACAGATGGTGAGCGTGCTCGCGCTCAACCGCCTGGAGCTCCGCGAGATGATCAACCAGGAGATGGTGGAAAATCCCGTCCTGGAAGAGCTGAGCGAAGAGCCTACGGTCTCCGACAACTACAGCGATGAAACCTTCCTGAAAGCCGAAACCGAAAAGATTCCGGAAAAAGAAGCGGCGAACCCTTTTGATGAATTCGACGTGGGCAGCTTTTTCAACCAGTACCTGGATAGCGGTGGCGACGGCGGGCAATCGCAGGAGCGCGAAGTCTCCGAGCGGCCCTCCTTCGAGAAGTTCCTCTCCTCGCCGACCGGGCTGACCGAACATCTGACTTGGCAACTGAGCGTGACCATCTGCTCGGAGAGCGTCTGCGAGATCGCCGAGAGCATTATCGGCAACCTGGACGAAAACGGCTACCTGATGGCGACGCTCGAAGAGCTGGCGCAGGAGGGCCAGTATTCTCTGGAGGATATTGAGGACGCGCTGGCGGTGGTGCAGGAGTTCGACCCCCTGGGAGTGGGCGCGCGGGACCTGCGGGAATGCCTGCTCATGCAGCTGAAGACCCTGGACCCGCAGAACACGCTGGCGCAGCAGATCGTCGCGGAGCACCTGAAGTTCGTGCAGGCCAACCAGCTGAAGGAGATCGCGCGCGCGCTGAACCGTCCGGTGGAAGTGGTGAAGCACGCCGTGGACGTGATCAAGAAGTGCGATCCGCGGCCGGGGCTGCGCTACAACAAGACCGAGCCGCGGCTGGTGGAGCCGGACGTTTACTTCCGGAAAGTGGACGACCAGTGGCAGGTGTTCCTGAACGAGGACGACATGCCGCAACTGCGGCTGAGCCCGACCTACCGGCGGCTGCTGGCGCGGGACGCGGCGGACCGCGACGTGCGCAATTACGTGAAAGAGCGCTTCACGGCCGCGATCCAGCTGCTGAAGAACATCGAACAGCGCAAGCACACGATCCTGCGCGTGTGCCAGTCGATCATCGCGCGGCAGGGCGAATATCTGGACCACGGACCGGACGCCCTAAAGCCGATGATGATCAAAGAGGTTGCGGAAGAGGTGGGCGTGCACCCCTCGACGGTGAGCCGTGCGGTGGCCAGCAAGTACGCGCACACGTCGCAGGGCGTGATCGAGCTGCGCTCGTTTTTCTCCGAGTCCGTGAACGGGCCGGAGGGCGGCGGGATGTCGCTGCTGACGCTGAAGCGCGTGGTGAAGAAGATGATCGAGGAAGAAGATACGGCCAAGCCCCTGACCGACGACCAGATCGCGAAGAAGCTGGAAGAAAACGGCATTCGCGTGACGCGGCGCACGGTGGCCAAATACCGCGAAGACATGCGCATCCCCAGCACCCACCAACGCCGGGTGAAGGCCTAG
- the coaBC gene encoding bifunctional phosphopantothenoylcysteine decarboxylase/phosphopantothenate--cysteine ligase CoaBC: MRITLGVTGGVAAYKAAELARRLQQEGFSVQVVMTRSAREFITPLTFAALTGQKVITELFAADSGGPPNLDSAIEHIAVAQRTDLLLVAPATAETLAKFARGLADDFLSTLYLAATAPVVVAPAMNVNMWQHAATQENVAMLRARGVRIVEPGEGYLACGMTGAGRLAEIDEILAAVREALQLKHDLQGETVLVTAGPTCEDLDPVRYLTNRSSGKMGYAVAEAAARRGARVILVSGPVALAAPEGMERVSVRTAEEMHRAVLEKFPSCTAAVFAAAVADYRPAEKRTQKMKRNKAPLTISLEPTPDILADVARQKGQRVLVGFAAETEHLAENARKKLAAKNADLIVANDVSAPGAGFDQDTNVVTLFARDERESALPQMSKFEVAQRILDEVLRLRATPRLAPVARRSQA; this comes from the coding sequence ATGCGCATCACCCTGGGCGTGACCGGCGGCGTGGCGGCCTACAAGGCCGCCGAACTGGCGCGCCGTCTGCAGCAGGAGGGCTTCTCCGTGCAGGTGGTGATGACCCGCAGCGCGCGGGAGTTCATCACCCCGCTGACCTTCGCCGCGCTCACCGGACAGAAAGTAATCACCGAGCTGTTCGCCGCCGACTCCGGCGGCCCCCCCAATCTCGACAGCGCCATCGAACACATCGCCGTCGCGCAACGCACGGACCTGCTGCTGGTGGCTCCAGCCACCGCGGAGACTCTTGCGAAATTCGCACGCGGCCTGGCTGACGATTTCCTTTCCACGCTGTACCTGGCGGCGACGGCGCCGGTCGTGGTGGCCCCGGCGATGAACGTGAACATGTGGCAGCACGCGGCCACGCAGGAAAATGTCGCGATGCTGCGGGCGCGGGGCGTGCGCATCGTGGAGCCCGGCGAAGGCTACCTGGCCTGCGGGATGACCGGAGCGGGGCGGCTGGCGGAAATCGACGAGATTCTGGCGGCGGTGCGCGAGGCGCTGCAGCTGAAGCATGATCTCCAGGGGGAGACCGTGCTGGTGACTGCCGGGCCGACCTGCGAAGACCTCGATCCGGTGCGCTATCTGACCAACCGCTCCTCGGGGAAAATGGGTTATGCGGTGGCCGAAGCGGCGGCGCGCCGCGGCGCCCGCGTGATTCTGGTGAGCGGGCCGGTGGCGCTGGCGGCTCCCGAGGGCATGGAGCGGGTGAGCGTGCGCACGGCGGAAGAGATGCACCGCGCGGTGCTGGAGAAATTCCCGTCGTGCACGGCGGCGGTTTTCGCGGCGGCCGTGGCGGATTACCGTCCGGCGGAGAAGCGGACGCAGAAGATGAAGCGCAACAAGGCGCCGCTCACGATTTCTCTCGAACCGACTCCGGACATCCTCGCGGACGTGGCGCGGCAGAAGGGCCAGCGGGTGCTGGTGGGCTTCGCGGCGGAGACCGAACACCTGGCGGAAAACGCGCGCAAGAAGCTGGCGGCCAAGAACGCCGACCTGATCGTGGCCAACGACGTGAGCGCACCGGGCGCGGGCTTCGACCAGGACACCAACGTCGTGACGCTGTTCGCCCGCGACGAGCGCGAGAGCGCGCTGCCGCAGATGAGCAAATTCGAAGTCGCCCAGCGCATCCTCGACGAAGTGCTGCGGCTGCGCGCCACGCCGCGCCTGGCGCCGGTGGCTCGGCGCTCGCAGGCCTGA
- the rpoZ gene encoding DNA-directed RNA polymerase subunit omega, giving the protein MSAQSKAPESKFAYVVIAARRARQLMAGAPPLLDNPHTQKATRVALEELDHGLLEFELPEVPAEDDKESKRRK; this is encoded by the coding sequence ATGAGCGCGCAGTCCAAAGCACCAGAAAGCAAGTTTGCCTATGTCGTCATCGCGGCACGCCGCGCGCGCCAGCTCATGGCCGGCGCCCCGCCGCTCCTGGATAATCCCCACACGCAGAAGGCGACGCGCGTCGCCCTGGAAGAACTCGATCACGGTCTGCTGGAGTTCGAACTGCCGGAAGTTCCGGCAGAAGATGACAAGGAAAGCAAGCGCCGGAAGTAG